A section of the Rhizomicrobium sp. genome encodes:
- a CDS encoding GntR family transcriptional regulator: MALLKVIGRLDETAAQPLYQQLQRGLRNAIENKLLAPDDALPPERDLAEEFSISRITVRKAIDGLVAEGLLTRKQGSGTFVAGRVEKNFSKLTSFTEDMIARGRVPTSQWLRKSQGTVTPEESLTMGLSPGTPVYRFHRLRFADDAPMALEFCTVPAFCLPSVDAVESSLYTALARAGYRPTRALQRLRAVLFTGEQAGLLRAQEGDPGLLVERRGFLPDGRAMEFSQSFYRGDTYDFVAELNTSEQDK; encoded by the coding sequence GTGGCGCTGCTCAAGGTCATCGGACGGCTGGACGAGACGGCTGCCCAGCCGCTTTACCAGCAGCTCCAACGCGGTTTGCGCAACGCGATCGAGAACAAGCTGCTGGCGCCCGACGATGCGCTGCCGCCGGAACGCGACCTTGCGGAAGAATTCTCGATCTCGCGAATCACGGTGCGCAAGGCGATCGACGGGCTGGTCGCGGAAGGCCTGCTGACGCGCAAGCAGGGCTCGGGCACCTTCGTCGCGGGACGCGTCGAGAAGAACTTCTCCAAGCTCACCTCGTTCACCGAGGACATGATCGCGCGCGGACGCGTGCCGACGAGCCAATGGCTTCGCAAGAGCCAGGGCACCGTGACGCCGGAAGAATCCCTGACCATGGGCCTTTCGCCCGGAACGCCAGTCTACCGCTTCCACCGCCTGCGCTTCGCCGATGACGCGCCGATGGCGCTGGAATTCTGCACCGTGCCGGCCTTCTGCCTGCCGTCGGTCGACGCGGTGGAATCCTCGCTCTACACGGCGCTGGCCAGGGCGGGCTATCGCCCGACGCGCGCGTTGCAGCGCCTGCGCGCCGTGCTGTTCACCGGCGAACAGGCCGGACTTCTGCGCGCGCAGGAAGGCGATCCTGGCCTGCTGGTGGAGCGCCGCGGCTTCCTGCCCGACGGACGCGCGATGGAGTTCTCGCAGTCCTTCTATCGCGGCGACACCTACGACTTCGTGGCGGAGCTTAATACGTCGGAGCAGGACAAGTGA